One window of Chamaesiphon minutus PCC 6605 genomic DNA carries:
- a CDS encoding non-ribosomal peptide synthetase, with translation MMDCLSERAAEIKITPASDLELLFAVLPPNLVVNSATDSKLLAIDFDPFADGELLLTAPATESQKEIWLGVQLSKEANLACMLSQSLRLAGRLNLDALQGAIEQLANRHESLRTTFSSDGMTISIAKVIKFQSPIIDLSDLTESARGLEIDRQQQLAVSEPFDLRHGPLFRTTILKLTDREHILIFTIHHIVCDGWSMGVIAADLAKFYTALNRGIEPAIGQAEYFSDYAFAERDDLGSPESLETAAYWLDRFADLPPILDLPTDYPRPPLRTFNSSCEHHTLSASLVDRLEKLGVQNRCSLMTTLLAAYEIFLFKLTGQTDLTVGIPTSGQIAAGKYNLVGHCVNFLPLRSRIAPESNFSTYLRSRNTEILDDYERQNFTFGSLLQKLPIPRDASRIPLVSAVFNIDLNPEDDRDAFDGLSREISFNRGSFATFEFFLNAVTTPQGHVKLECQYNTHLFSAATIQNRLQEFENLLAQIVADAERPLRQLSLLSAAQTHRLLVEWNQTETNYPHDRSIHELFEQQVAIAGDAVALVFEAQQLTYRQLNERANQLANYLIASGVKSGELVGIALDRSIETIVGILGILKAGGAYLPLDLSYPAERLAFMLADANVSVLLTKQTSIDRLPPHSARIVYVDTDWDKIATASGANPQQSVRASDVAQVMYTSGSTGRPKGVLMPHRGVVRLVKETNYLDFSPAQVWLQLAPISFDASSFEIWGSLLNGAKLVLFPGEKPTLGELGQIIARHQITTLWLTAGLFHVMVDERIEDLRPLRQLIAGGDVLSVPHVQKVLSMLPNCQLINGYGPTENTTFTCCHRVTSLARFNSIPIGRPIANTQVYILDLDRQPVPIGVPGELYIGGDGLAQGYLNRPDLTAEKFITNPFAGAGKLYRTGDLVRYLPDGEIEFLGRIDNQVKIRGFRIELGEIDAVLSQHPQVREVRVIDREDRPGDKRLVAYIVTHRAQPPTEDWRSFLLFRLPEYLVPSAFVTVDALPLTANGKVDRRALPTPDDDLQVSTEERVVPRDEIERQLAEIWERVLDVREIGIRDNFFELGGHSLMAVRLFAEVEKMWGQNLPLATLFQAQTIELLAKVLRQKEWVAPWSSLVAIEPSGSKTPIFCFHPIGGNVMEYYPLAEYLGKDRPIYGLQCQGLDGKQPLLNSIEEMASHYLQEILTVQPHGPYLLIGYSFGGLLVYEAAQQLTKLGKKVDLLAIVDCNAPHLPRVRPSFLKSIQIHLSYLWKLNLCEKIQYIKDRIDYRFNNVDYREFLLRSFPENVSPSTELLQLIDNNFNVDRAYIARPYHGDLTLFRCEMQILDYYLSPDLGWGDLVSGDLAVYNVAGSHYSILREPIVRSVAEKIEACLRKLPTSVTEQGNNLHVYE, from the coding sequence ATGATGGATTGTCTCTCCGAACGCGCCGCTGAAATCAAAATTACTCCAGCTTCCGATCTTGAATTATTGTTCGCAGTATTGCCGCCAAATTTAGTCGTAAATTCCGCTACTGATTCTAAGTTATTAGCAATTGATTTCGATCCATTTGCCGATGGCGAACTATTGCTGACGGCACCAGCTACCGAATCTCAAAAAGAAATTTGGCTGGGCGTCCAATTGAGCAAAGAAGCCAATTTGGCCTGTATGTTATCTCAATCCTTGCGATTGGCAGGGCGGCTGAATCTCGATGCTCTACAAGGGGCGATCGAACAATTAGCCAACCGCCACGAATCATTGAGGACGACTTTTAGTAGCGATGGGATGACGATTTCGATCGCCAAAGTCATCAAGTTTCAATCGCCGATTATCGATCTCAGCGATTTAACTGAAAGCGCAAGAGGACTAGAGATCGATCGCCAGCAACAGCTAGCAGTAAGCGAACCATTCGATCTGCGACACGGCCCATTATTTCGCACGACAATTCTTAAATTGACCGATCGCGAGCATATATTAATTTTTACCATTCATCACATTGTTTGCGATGGCTGGTCGATGGGAGTTATTGCCGCAGATTTAGCTAAATTTTATACTGCTCTCAATCGTGGGATCGAGCCAGCGATCGGGCAAGCGGAGTATTTTAGCGACTATGCTTTTGCCGAACGGGACGATCTTGGCTCTCCAGAATCACTCGAAACCGCAGCATATTGGCTCGATCGATTTGCAGATTTACCGCCGATTTTAGATCTACCGACAGATTATCCCCGTCCGCCACTGCGAACATTTAATTCTAGTTGCGAACATCATACTTTATCAGCCAGTTTAGTCGATCGGCTCGAAAAATTAGGCGTCCAAAATAGGTGTAGCTTGATGACTACTCTCCTAGCAGCATATGAAATATTTTTATTTAAGCTAACCGGGCAAACAGATTTGACAGTAGGCATACCGACATCCGGTCAAATTGCTGCGGGGAAATACAATTTAGTCGGGCATTGCGTTAATTTTTTACCATTGCGGAGTCGGATCGCTCCCGAAAGTAATTTTAGTACGTATCTGCGATCGCGAAATACTGAAATTCTTGACGATTACGAGCGTCAAAATTTTACCTTTGGCAGTTTATTACAAAAACTCCCCATCCCCCGCGATGCCAGTCGCATTCCGTTAGTTTCGGCGGTGTTTAATATCGACCTCAATCCAGAAGACGATCGCGATGCGTTCGATGGATTGAGTAGAGAGATTAGTTTCAATCGTGGCTCATTTGCCACCTTTGAGTTTTTCCTGAATGCGGTCACCACTCCTCAAGGTCATGTCAAGCTGGAATGTCAATATAATACTCATTTATTTAGTGCGGCAACTATTCAGAATCGGCTACAAGAATTTGAAAATCTGCTCGCACAGATTGTCGCCGATGCTGAACGACCCCTGCGCCAATTATCGCTGCTGAGTGCGGCGCAAACCCATCGATTATTAGTCGAATGGAATCAAACCGAGACTAATTATCCCCACGATCGATCTATTCATGAGTTATTCGAGCAGCAGGTGGCGATCGCTGGCGATGCTGTGGCTCTAGTATTCGAGGCGCAACAACTCACCTATCGTCAGTTAAACGAGCGTGCCAATCAGTTAGCTAATTACTTAATCGCCAGTGGCGTCAAATCGGGCGAACTAGTGGGGATCGCCCTCGATCGCTCGATCGAGACGATCGTGGGAATTTTGGGCATTCTCAAGGCGGGTGGCGCGTATCTACCACTCGATTTGAGCTATCCCGCCGAACGGCTGGCATTTATGTTAGCAGATGCCAATGTATCAGTATTGCTGACCAAACAAACCTCAATAGATCGATTGCCACCTCACTCAGCGCGGATAGTTTATGTGGATACTGACTGGGATAAGATTGCCACGGCTAGCGGTGCTAACCCTCAGCAGTCGGTACGCGCAAGCGATGTGGCGCAGGTGATGTATACCTCTGGATCGACGGGTCGGCCTAAAGGTGTGCTGATGCCACATCGCGGTGTCGTCCGCCTAGTTAAGGAGACAAATTATCTCGATTTTAGTCCCGCCCAAGTCTGGCTGCAACTAGCACCGATCTCCTTTGATGCTTCTAGCTTCGAGATTTGGGGTAGCTTGCTCAATGGTGCCAAACTCGTCTTATTTCCGGGTGAGAAGCCCACTCTGGGCGAATTGGGGCAAATTATCGCTCGACATCAAATTACCACCTTGTGGCTGACGGCAGGGCTGTTTCATGTGATGGTAGACGAACGAATCGAAGATCTGCGACCGCTGCGCCAATTGATTGCTGGCGGTGACGTGTTGTCTGTCCCCCACGTCCAAAAAGTGCTGTCAATGCTGCCAAATTGCCAGTTAATTAACGGTTACGGGCCGACTGAGAACACAACATTTACCTGCTGTCATCGGGTTACTAGTCTAGCTCGGTTCAATTCCATTCCGATCGGGCGACCGATCGCCAATACTCAAGTTTATATTCTCGATCTCGATCGTCAACCAGTCCCGATCGGCGTTCCTGGCGAACTATATATCGGTGGCGATGGCTTGGCACAGGGCTATCTGAATCGACCCGATTTAACTGCCGAGAAGTTTATTACCAATCCGTTTGCTGGAGCGGGAAAACTCTATCGGACGGGCGATTTAGTCCGGTACTTGCCAGATGGTGAGATAGAATTTTTGGGACGCATCGACAATCAAGTCAAAATCAGAGGCTTTCGGATCGAACTGGGCGAAATTGATGCCGTACTCAGCCAGCACCCCCAGGTGCGGGAAGTCAGAGTTATCGATCGTGAAGATCGACCGGGTGATAAACGTTTGGTTGCCTATATCGTTACCCACAGAGCGCAACCGCCTACCGAAGACTGGCGATCTTTTCTGCTCTTTAGACTGCCAGAGTACCTAGTGCCATCGGCATTTGTCACGGTCGATGCGCTACCATTAACAGCTAATGGCAAAGTCGATCGTCGCGCCTTACCAACGCCAGATGACGATCTCCAGGTTTCCACCGAGGAGCGAGTTGTGCCTCGCGACGAGATCGAACGGCAATTAGCCGAAATTTGGGAACGGGTTTTAGACGTGCGGGAGATCGGGATTAGAGATAACTTCTTTGAACTAGGCGGTCACTCATTGATGGCGGTGCGATTGTTTGCCGAAGTCGAAAAGATGTGGGGACAAAATTTACCGTTAGCGACTCTGTTCCAAGCCCAGACGATCGAATTACTCGCCAAAGTATTGCGCCAAAAAGAATGGGTCGCACCCTGGTCGTCATTAGTCGCGATTGAGCCGAGCGGTTCCAAAACACCGATCTTCTGTTTTCATCCGATCGGCGGTAACGTGATGGAGTATTACCCCCTCGCTGAATATTTAGGCAAAGATCGCCCGATTTATGGGTTGCAATGTCAAGGGTTGGATGGCAAACAACCGTTATTAAATAGTATCGAGGAGATGGCCAGCCACTATCTCCAAGAGATCTTAACCGTTCAGCCACACGGGCCTTATTTACTGATCGGTTACTCTTTTGGTGGCTTGTTGGTATATGAGGCCGCACAGCAATTAACTAAATTGGGTAAAAAAGTAGATTTACTCGCGATCGTAGATTGTAACGCTCCCCATCTGCCCCGCGTCCGACCCTCCTTCCTAAAATCTATTCAGATTCATTTAAGTTATTTATGGAAATTAAACCTTTGCGAAAAAATTCAATATATCAAAGATCGCATAGACTATCGCTTTAATAACGTCGATTATCGCGAATTCTTACTGAGATCTTTCCCTGAAAACGTATCGCCTTCAACCGAACTGCTCCAGCTAATCGATAATAATTTTAATGTGGATCGAGCGTATATCGCTCGACCTTATCACGGCGACCTGACTTTATTTAGGTGTGAGATGCAGATTCTAGATTATTATCTGTCCCCAGATTTAGGATGGGGCGATCTGGTAAGCGGCGACTTAGCTGTTTACAATGTGGCTGGCTCTCACTATAGTATTTTGAGAGAGCCGATCGTCAGATCTGTCGCCGAAAAGATCGAAGCTTGCTTGCGTAAATTACCGACGAGTGTTACCGAACAAGGTAATAACTTACACGTTTATGAGTAA
- a CDS encoding O-antigen ligase family protein, translated as MSKYLGTAERWFVILSLIFYSSGPLPLILSGGAGQGIDEESTAVVDYTLQQSFFFVNYLISLVLLTLRWKKAIFTLSKDRTIWLLMLLAVVSVMWSFSPQLTRPRSIALVGTSLFGLYIASRFSIREQLKLLGWSCGLIVILSFLFAIIIPYYGTMAVGIHTGAWRGIYVHKNVLGKIMGLSGIVFVLLAMDAKAKRWFPWLGLGLSFALLLLSKSSSATINFLTAIGSLAIYSTFRWRFHLMVPAIIAISILGGGLSWWLNQNSALLLGSIGKDPTLTGRTEMWPHIMEMIWKQPWLGYGYSAFWNDWDSPGAYVWYASRWTPPNSHNGFLDLWLDFGLVGVIVFAIGFFQTLLKSLNVVRVDKYWASFWGLVYLTYLILGNITESALIARNDIFWLLYITISFSLAIDSSSTDKMSIQNL; from the coding sequence ATGAGTAAATATCTGGGGACTGCCGAACGATGGTTTGTGATTTTATCGCTGATATTTTATTCATCGGGGCCGCTACCGCTCATTCTTTCGGGCGGAGCCGGACAAGGCATCGATGAAGAATCTACGGCTGTAGTCGATTACACTTTACAACAAAGTTTCTTCTTTGTTAACTATCTGATTTCTTTAGTATTATTAACTCTGCGCTGGAAAAAAGCAATTTTTACTTTGAGTAAAGATCGGACGATCTGGTTGCTGATGTTGCTGGCGGTCGTTTCGGTAATGTGGTCTTTTAGTCCGCAGCTAACTCGACCTCGAAGTATCGCGCTAGTCGGTACTAGCTTGTTTGGATTGTATATTGCTTCGCGATTTTCAATTCGAGAGCAACTGAAGTTGTTGGGATGGAGTTGCGGCTTAATTGTGATTTTGAGCTTCTTATTTGCCATTATCATTCCTTACTATGGAACGATGGCAGTGGGCATTCATACGGGAGCTTGGCGTGGTATTTACGTTCACAAAAATGTGTTAGGTAAAATCATGGGACTCAGCGGCATCGTTTTTGTACTTTTAGCGATGGATGCCAAAGCGAAACGGTGGTTTCCTTGGCTGGGACTAGGATTGTCATTCGCGCTACTATTACTCTCCAAATCTTCATCAGCAACGATTAATTTTCTAACCGCAATCGGCTCTCTCGCCATTTACAGCACTTTTCGCTGGCGGTTTCATTTAATGGTTCCAGCTATCATTGCAATCTCGATCTTGGGTGGAGGGCTATCCTGGTGGTTGAATCAAAATTCGGCACTTTTATTGGGATCGATCGGCAAAGATCCTACCCTCACTGGGAGGACGGAAATGTGGCCGCATATCATGGAAATGATTTGGAAACAACCGTGGCTGGGGTATGGATATAGCGCGTTTTGGAATGATTGGGATAGCCCAGGAGCTTATGTGTGGTATGCCTCTAGGTGGACGCCACCCAACTCTCACAATGGATTTTTGGATCTGTGGTTGGATTTTGGCCTGGTGGGTGTCATTGTATTCGCGATCGGATTTTTTCAAACATTACTTAAAAGCTTAAATGTGGTGCGAGTCGATAAATATTGGGCGAGTTTTTGGGGATTAGTATATTTAACATATCTAATTTTGGGAAATATCACCGAAAGCGCGCTGATCGCCCGCAATGATATCTTTTGGCTGCTTTATATCACCATCTCATTCTCACTAGCAATCGATAGCTCATCAACAGACAAAATGTCTATTCAGAATTTATAA
- a CDS encoding oligosaccharide flippase family protein yields MRQLQQIKNYINRIMQQPLVRGTVWLLIGRGMSLVLQAAYFVTIARTLGVAKYGEFVTITALMAIVSPFVGMGIEILLLKNVAKNRTLFAAYWGNSLVITAVTGVGFILLLMLLAPSLLAHSISLLAILLVAVSDLIFGSITNIAGRSFQAIDRLNISAQIGIFLMFTKVLAAIALLEYFPNPTGLEWVWLYSASSVLSALFAVIQVQRYLGSPTLELSRLKSELGEGLSFSISNSATTIYSDIDKTMLGKLSTLAATGIYAAAYRLIDVAFIPVISICGAAYADFFRKGKDGIGAALAFAKPLVAISGSYSLLAGLGMLLLSPLVPIVLGAEYIPVVEALRWLSPIPLFRAMQHLGGDILSGSGFQTWRSGVETSIAGLNIALNLWLIPLYSWHGAAWASLVSDGLLMILFWLSVAFFYWKQKSQPFEGRSDKL; encoded by the coding sequence ATGCGGCAGTTACAGCAGATTAAAAATTATATCAATCGCATCATGCAACAGCCGCTAGTTCGGGGTACTGTATGGCTGCTGATCGGTCGTGGCATGAGTTTAGTCTTACAAGCTGCTTACTTTGTAACGATCGCGCGCACCTTAGGAGTAGCCAAATATGGTGAATTTGTCACCATTACCGCACTAATGGCGATCGTCTCACCCTTTGTCGGCATGGGGATTGAAATTTTGCTGCTCAAGAATGTCGCCAAAAATCGCACTTTATTCGCTGCTTACTGGGGCAACTCGCTGGTAATTACGGCGGTAACGGGAGTGGGATTCATTCTGTTATTGATGCTGCTAGCTCCCTCACTATTGGCGCACTCGATCTCGCTGCTGGCGATCTTATTAGTAGCTGTGAGCGATTTGATTTTCGGCAGTATTACAAATATTGCAGGTCGATCGTTTCAAGCTATCGATCGGTTGAATATCTCCGCTCAAATCGGTATTTTTTTAATGTTTACCAAAGTACTAGCCGCGATCGCGCTGCTCGAGTATTTTCCCAATCCGACAGGTTTAGAGTGGGTGTGGTTGTATTCTGCTAGTAGTGTGCTGTCGGCACTATTTGCTGTCATCCAGGTTCAGCGATACTTGGGATCGCCAACCTTGGAGTTGAGTCGCCTTAAATCCGAACTAGGCGAAGGTTTATCTTTTTCGATCAGTAATTCTGCCACTACCATTTACAGCGATATTGACAAAACCATGCTGGGGAAACTATCGACGCTGGCAGCTACGGGGATCTACGCCGCTGCTTATCGGTTGATCGATGTGGCTTTTATCCCAGTTATTTCGATTTGTGGTGCTGCTTATGCCGATTTTTTTCGCAAAGGCAAAGATGGCATTGGTGCGGCGTTAGCTTTTGCCAAACCATTAGTGGCAATTAGTGGCTCTTATAGCCTGCTAGCAGGGCTGGGAATGCTCTTACTTTCGCCTCTGGTGCCGATTGTCTTGGGGGCTGAATATATTCCAGTGGTAGAGGCATTGCGCTGGTTATCGCCAATTCCGCTGTTTAGAGCCATGCAACATTTGGGTGGCGATATCCTCAGTGGTTCTGGCTTCCAAACTTGGCGCAGTGGCGTAGAAACCAGTATCGCTGGATTGAATATCGCGCTCAATTTGTGGTTGATTCCGCTGTATTCGTGGCACGGAGCGGCGTGGGCGAGTTTGGTTTCAGATGGATTGCTGATGATTTTGTTTTGGCTGTCAGTAGCGTTCTTTTATTGGAAACAAAAGTCTCAACCTTTTGAAGGACGTTCGGACAAACTGTAA
- a CDS encoding glycosyltransferase, with protein sequence MKITLVCQEIPYPAIHGSRIDIWRRIKAFAAQGVELQTIFWWFGNAPTAEDIAEIHKYASQVHPLEIEQTSISRLRRATDLWTYPLATSSRRVKGQKLAQLVQSVREFSPDLIFLDGLHGGAIATILSRELNVPLVTRSHNIEHLYAKKLLAAAVGFKDKLRQSLSMLHLERYEKDILAKSALFYDISADDLKFWQDLNFTNGRLLPPIFEFSDRSTSENRDVAQSEGAYDLVFLGNLNTENNVAGVIWFLTQVFPIVRERLPLVKVLIAGFKPVDRIVEMCECTAGVTLSINPVSASDTYRSGAVLINPILTGSGVKIKSIEMLQFGKPIVSTSEGVSGLPTDIKQYFKIANDRVAFANAAIEFLTTKSDVPLVDRQLLESYFGAKIIDDVVAELKSIARP encoded by the coding sequence ATGAAAATAACTTTAGTATGTCAAGAAATACCTTATCCAGCCATTCACGGTAGTCGGATCGATATCTGGCGGCGCATCAAAGCTTTTGCAGCCCAAGGTGTCGAACTACAAACGATCTTTTGGTGGTTTGGTAATGCGCCAACTGCCGAAGACATTGCCGAAATTCATAAATATGCCAGCCAGGTACATCCATTAGAAATCGAACAAACATCGATCTCCCGCCTGCGCCGAGCTACCGATCTATGGACTTATCCGCTGGCAACTTCTTCGCGACGAGTTAAAGGCCAAAAATTAGCACAGCTCGTCCAGTCCGTAAGAGAATTTAGTCCCGATCTAATTTTTTTGGATGGTTTGCATGGTGGGGCGATCGCGACGATCTTGAGCCGCGAGTTAAATGTGCCACTGGTGACCCGCTCTCATAATATCGAACATCTTTATGCTAAAAAATTACTCGCTGCGGCGGTTGGCTTTAAAGATAAACTCAGGCAATCGCTATCGATGCTGCATTTAGAACGCTATGAAAAAGACATTCTAGCCAAGAGTGCATTGTTTTACGATATTTCCGCCGATGACTTAAAATTTTGGCAAGATCTTAACTTCACTAACGGTCGTTTATTACCGCCGATCTTTGAATTTTCAGATCGATCGACTAGTGAAAATCGCGATGTCGCTCAATCCGAGGGTGCTTACGATCTGGTGTTTTTAGGTAACTTAAATACCGAAAATAATGTCGCAGGTGTCATCTGGTTTTTAACTCAGGTATTCCCGATCGTGCGCGAGCGATTGCCGCTGGTAAAGGTACTCATCGCTGGCTTCAAGCCTGTCGATCGAATTGTCGAGATGTGCGAATGCACTGCTGGCGTAACTTTAAGCATTAACCCTGTCTCGGCTAGCGATACCTATCGATCGGGCGCGGTACTCATCAACCCGATCTTAACGGGCAGCGGCGTCAAAATCAAATCGATCGAAATGTTACAATTTGGCAAACCGATAGTTTCGACTAGCGAAGGCGTATCTGGTTTACCAACCGACATCAAACAATATTTTAAAATTGCTAACGATCGGGTTGCATTTGCAAATGCCGCGATCGAATTTTTAACAACTAAGTCGGATGTACCGCTGGTCGATCGACAGTTATTAGAGTCTTATTTCGGTGCCAAAATTATCGATGATGTTGTTGCCGAACTAAAATCGATCGCCCGCCCCTAA
- a CDS encoding glycosyltransferase family 4 protein, with protein MLDAQTISNKPPDRDLSKSLRIALLFPTVELGNYWQPVLKELADISERVMLYTGRPWAGFDPNDPENIHVEVVGKTVRVNNSESKTDYSGGYMMLSPRIIGRILAFKPQVVIACGFSIWTMLAIIFKPIGRWRVILAWDGSSPNVDFRNSKLRLWVRATIARFVDRFITNSEAGKAYFCEYLGVEGQKITVKPYLVPDPQTLSSRLLTATATVDLQLPSPIFLYVGRLEERKGVHLLLQACHLLRQQSCQFSLAIAGRGPQQDELQAYCHSHDLDDCVEWLGWIDYRQLGAYFQQADILVFPSLEDIWGMVTLEAMAFGKPVLASKWAGSSELIVDGQNGWLCDPHDPTAMAAQMRSAIDRPALITTVGKAAAATLCEHTPQAVARFLARVSLQSIDGNMVE; from the coding sequence ATGCTGGACGCACAAACTATATCTAACAAACCGCCAGATCGGGATCTCAGCAAGTCTTTACGAATTGCCCTTCTATTTCCGACTGTAGAATTGGGGAATTATTGGCAACCAGTACTCAAAGAGTTGGCCGATATTTCCGAGCGAGTGATGTTGTACACGGGGCGACCCTGGGCGGGATTCGACCCCAATGACCCCGAAAATATCCATGTCGAAGTTGTAGGTAAAACGGTCAGAGTAAATAATTCTGAATCGAAAACCGATTACAGTGGCGGCTATATGATGCTATCGCCCCGAATTATCGGGCGCATCTTAGCTTTTAAACCGCAAGTTGTCATCGCCTGTGGGTTTTCGATTTGGACGATGCTGGCAATTATTTTCAAACCGATCGGTCGCTGGCGCGTGATTCTCGCCTGGGATGGTAGTTCGCCAAATGTGGATTTTCGTAATTCTAAACTGCGGTTGTGGGTGCGCGCGACGATCGCGCGGTTTGTCGATCGATTTATTACTAATAGCGAAGCTGGCAAAGCTTATTTTTGCGAGTATTTAGGTGTCGAGGGTCAAAAAATTACCGTCAAACCCTATTTAGTGCCAGATCCTCAAACTTTATCGAGCCGATTATTGACAGCGACAGCCACCGTAGATCTCCAGTTGCCGTCGCCAATTTTTCTGTATGTGGGTCGGCTCGAAGAGCGCAAAGGAGTGCATTTGCTCCTCCAAGCGTGTCATCTTTTACGCCAACAGAGCTGTCAATTCTCGCTGGCGATCGCCGGACGCGGGCCGCAACAGGATGAGCTGCAAGCCTATTGTCACAGCCACGATCTCGACGATTGCGTCGAGTGGTTGGGGTGGATCGACTACCGCCAACTGGGGGCATATTTCCAGCAAGCTGATATCTTGGTATTTCCATCGCTAGAAGATATCTGGGGGATGGTGACACTAGAAGCAATGGCCTTTGGCAAACCCGTTTTAGCCTCCAAATGGGCGGGATCGTCAGAGCTAATCGTCGATGGTCAAAATGGTTGGCTCTGCGATCCCCACGATCCCACCGCGATGGCGGCACAAATGCGCTCGGCGATCGATCGACCCGCGCTCATCACGACGGTGGGTAAGGCTGCCGCCGCGACGCTCTGCGAGCATACACCCCAGGCAGTAGCCCGCTTTTTGGCGCGAGTGAGCCTGCAATCGATCGACGGCAATATGGTTGAATAG
- a CDS encoding endo-1,4-beta-xylanase has product MSKLYLQRLLSRRQFFIGGISTATAIATLFLTKLQVLSYLIYPFKSEAGKLADLQSRKFVVVGKKSLQQRARSKGIIYGAFPEADDRKFAKDSEFRSKLVSECKMMPVGTYWYTHRPKPDTFDFTSSDYFVKFGTENKLLMRGHPLVWHEFLPDWVAATVTKDNAKQILTNHVETIVKRYAGKIHSWDVVNEGIDISKGRRADGIRNSLWMKFLGADYLDIAFRTAAKADPRAKLVYNDFGVEYDSAGYDEKREAILNLLQRLKSNGTPIYALGIQSHLFGDRHPFKPRKFQEFLKNVASLGLKIMITELDVEDRHLPKDIAQRDRLVAAAYEDYLAVALAQKAVVSVTTWGLSDRYTWLAGHNFRADKAEKRPLPFDRNLKPKLAWNAIARAFDRAPKR; this is encoded by the coding sequence ATGTCTAAATTATATTTGCAACGTTTATTGTCTAGAAGACAATTTTTTATTGGCGGAATTAGTACGGCGACGGCGATCGCGACTTTATTTTTAACTAAACTCCAAGTCCTGAGTTATCTAATTTATCCCTTCAAGTCCGAGGCGGGTAAATTAGCCGATCTTCAGTCGCGAAAATTTGTAGTCGTTGGTAAAAAGTCACTCCAGCAACGCGCTCGATCGAAAGGGATAATTTATGGAGCCTTTCCAGAGGCAGACGATCGAAAATTTGCTAAAGATTCCGAGTTTAGATCTAAATTAGTCAGCGAATGTAAGATGATGCCAGTGGGTACTTACTGGTATACCCATCGACCTAAGCCGGATACTTTTGACTTTACTAGTTCTGACTACTTTGTGAAATTCGGCACGGAAAATAAACTGCTGATGCGCGGACATCCCCTAGTGTGGCACGAGTTTTTACCCGACTGGGTGGCAGCAACAGTGACTAAAGACAATGCCAAGCAAATTTTGACTAATCATGTGGAAACGATTGTCAAGCGTTATGCCGGAAAAATTCACTCGTGGGATGTCGTGAATGAAGGCATCGATATTAGTAAAGGTCGGCGTGCTGACGGCATTAGGAATAGTCTGTGGATGAAGTTTTTAGGAGCTGATTATCTGGATATTGCCTTTCGGACGGCGGCCAAAGCCGATCCGCGCGCTAAATTAGTTTATAACGATTTTGGCGTAGAATACGACTCCGCTGGATATGACGAAAAGCGCGAAGCGATCTTAAATTTATTACAGCGGCTCAAGTCAAATGGAACGCCAATTTACGCGCTAGGTATTCAGTCACATTTATTTGGCGATCGCCATCCTTTTAAACCCCGTAAATTTCAAGAGTTTCTCAAAAATGTCGCTAGTTTAGGTCTAAAAATTATGATTACCGAACTAGATGTCGAAGACCGTCACTTACCAAAAGATATCGCACAACGAGATCGGTTAGTTGCCGCAGCGTATGAAGATTATCTGGCCGTTGCTTTGGCTCAAAAGGCCGTTGTTTCGGTCACTACTTGGGGATTGAGCGATCGCTATACTTGGCTGGCAGGTCACAATTTTCGCGCCGATAAGGCCGAGAAACGTCCCTTGCCTTTCGATCGCAACTTAAAACCCAAATTAGCTTGGAATGCCATCGCGCGGGCTTTCGATCGCGCGCCAAAACGCTAA